From one Mytilus trossulus isolate FHL-02 chromosome 10, PNRI_Mtr1.1.1.hap1, whole genome shotgun sequence genomic stretch:
- the LOC134687703 gene encoding uncharacterized protein LOC134687703: MASNISICGICDLRHLSNPSTHWCQDCDEAICSECKQQHNLLKATRGHTTIPIADYKKLPAFVTDIKQYCDVHNEKYQNYCQKHECPICYKCIQDHAKCTESILDLETVIKHAKTSQIFQDLIQSVSDLHSNITQMTKARENNLAKLADQCKSAVKEIREFRVKVNHHLDVVEKGLITKLQDAESKCSQQIKEAIKSLNEVESEISNCDDILQGIKQHASELQVYLATREIERQFSDKENRLTSLMENNHFHDITVSLDIDTLVEYILSDVKVFGTVSIETIPSNYKLINRKSKQAQIITTDFKSFDDIKLNQINKFDSGSRHVTGCAFLCDGRMVFTEYEGRHLYITKKNGDLDFKIPTKRKKSFAVTVMDATTVAVSSGKPDANEKACIQIINIKLREVIKTMHTESWCYGVVFVDDKLVFCGNEPNGIYEIDLKTNTQSVMSRTVPLSTWSNISFLDKNKFYITNTRTSAVTCYDNKFNVIWTYMDDMNMQSIRGFCVDTIGNVFVASEKCKNVTIISHDGKRAKQILDKTDGLDAPFAVQYDRFTNRLLVANEKGMTYLFGMQ; this comes from the coding sequence ATGGCTTCCAATATTTCCATTTGTGGCATCTGTGATCTCCGACATCTTTCAAATCCATCTACACACTGGTGCCAAGACTGTGACGAAGCTATTTGTTCAGAATGCAAGCAACaacataatttattaaaagCAACACGTGGACATACAACTATTCCAATAGCTGATTATAAAAAATTACCTGCTTTCGTAACTGATATTAAACAGTACTGTGACGTACacaatgaaaaatatcaaaattattgtcaGAAGCATGAATGTCCTATTTGCTACAAGTGTATTCAAGACCATGCTAAATGTACAGAAAGTATTTTAGACCTCGAAACGGTTATAAAGCACGCAAAGACGTCTCAGATTTTCCAGGATTTGATTCAGAGTGTTTCAGATTTACATTCAAACATCACACAGATGACGAAAGCCCGCGAAAATAATTTGGCTAAACTAGCAGATCAATGCAAATCAGCAGTCAAGGAAATTCGAGAGTTTAGAGTGAAAGTGAATCATCATCTGGATGTTGTTGAGAAGGGTCTGATTACAAAGCTGCAGGACGCCGAGAGTAAATGCAGTCAACAAATTAAAGAAGCCATTAAAAGCCTTAATGAAGTAGAAtcagaaatttcaaattgtgatgATATATTACAAGGTATAAAGCAACATGCATCAGAACTCCAAGTTTATCTGGCGACCAGAGAAATCGAAAGGCAATTTTCAGATAAAGAAAACCGATTGACATCCCTGATGGAAAACAATCATTTTCATGATATTACTGTCAGTTTGGATATAGACACACTGGTAGAATATATTCTATCTGATGTGAAGGTGTTTGGAACAGTATCTATTGAAACAATACCATCCAATTATAAATTAATCAACAGGAAATCAAAGCAAGCCCAAATAATTACAACCGATTTCAAGTCCTTTGACGACATCAAGTTaaaccaaataaacaaatttgattctGGTAGTCGACACGTAACCGGATGTGCCTTCCTTTGTGATGGACGAATGGTATTTACTGAGTACGAAGGAAGGCATTTGTATATCACGAAGAAAAATGGGGATCTGGATTTCAAAATTCCaacgaaaagaaaaaaatcattcgcTGTGACTGTGATGGATGCTACGACTGTTGCTGTAAGTTCCGGTAAACCAGATGCAAATGAAAAAGCATGTATTCAGATTATTAACATAAAGTTGCGAGAAGTAATCAAAACAATGCATACCGAATCCTGGTGTTATGGGGTAGTGTTTGTCGATGATAAGCTAGTATTTTGTGGGAATGAGCCCAATGGAATTTATGAGATCGATTTGAAAACTAACACACAGAGTGTTATGAGTCGTACAGTTCCTTTAAGCACTTGGTCAAATATCAGTTTCCTGGATAAAAACAAGTTCTACATTACAAATACTAGAACAAGCGCTGTCACATGCTATGACAACAAATTCAACGTTATCTGGACTTATATGGACGACATGAATATGCAATCAATACGAGGATTCTGTGTTGATACCATTGGAAATGTGTTTGTTGCATCTGAGAAATGTAAGAACGTCACTATAATTTCCCATGACGGAAAACGTGCTAAACAAATATTAGACAAAACAGATGGATTAGATGCTCCGTTTGCAGTGCAATACGACCGTTTTACCAATCGACTGCTAGTTGCTAATGAGAAGGGTATGACGTATTTGTTTGGCATGCAATAA